One window of the Labilibaculum sp. genome contains the following:
- a CDS encoding ATP-binding protein: MVTENKNNIKVKVVLGYIFVFLAILASVLIAYQSYNKLLDSVIYLSKPDAEIARMNRILTNLSEAENKIRIYSLTKKERYLANYAENIIEIQNDLDSLRYFSDDSSKSFLLIDSMNYLLEERADKLEKFVELKRAKEKENLSQKAMEALSEVSDAAKTKIKTTTTTTTFLDTVVSPAEVKEKKKKGFVARLFSGKKNETKIDSIETVIQRTQVQVDTSYLPQADSLLRSLENMLLTAQAKERLNREIVSNEELRLVEENSLMWDKIKILLRQLEKERLQQLTHESDSAKEIASNSIFVISVIIIVGFVLGILFIIFILTDITRSNFYRKELIVAKGKAEKLAKVKEDFLAIMSHEIRTPLNAIIGFTNQLNKTKLEEHQEGFVRVLKNSSTHLLGLVNEILDLSKIEAGKLHIENILFQPYSLVFDVYDILKINAENRDINFTWEYEGDSQINLDSDPFRIKQILLNLGSNAIKFTSKGSVRIKSSVTQIEKYFMFEVNVIDTGIGIDKNKLETIFEDFSQADSFSARKYGGTGLGLAISRRLSRLLGGDLYVESKLGEGSCFTLRIPLLESKEVASEYKKSKEVPSTDFLKQKSFLVADDDPYSLLLLKTIFSSWGLQADFVDDGSKAFDLIRQKDYDLILTDIHMPEMGGIELCKNIRKLEQTQKSEIPIIALTANVRDSDLKQYIQSGMTECLVKPFDEAILMGMLRDLFSNAKEERIELKSSDKTMSDDLFDLTQIKQFTSDDQGLVNQILEQFIVSANENVDLLNKALIDKNYPAIGEIAHKMLSSFNQLRVVIVVPILTRLETILHKKENAELNHEEIRELVATVTANTNLVITSIQDDILA; encoded by the coding sequence ATGGTGACTGAGAATAAAAATAATATAAAGGTTAAAGTTGTTTTAGGGTACATATTTGTGTTCCTGGCTATTCTTGCTTCTGTACTCATAGCCTACCAATCGTATAATAAACTCTTGGATTCTGTTATATACTTATCAAAACCAGATGCTGAGATTGCCAGAATGAACCGAATTTTAACGAATTTATCGGAAGCGGAAAATAAAATAAGAATTTACTCATTAACAAAAAAGGAACGATACCTGGCTAATTATGCCGAGAATATTATAGAAATTCAAAATGATTTGGATTCATTGAGATATTTTAGTGATGATAGCAGTAAATCATTTTTATTAATTGATTCAATGAACTATTTGTTGGAGGAACGTGCCGATAAATTAGAGAAATTTGTTGAATTAAAAAGAGCAAAAGAAAAAGAAAATCTCTCCCAAAAAGCTATGGAGGCGCTCAGTGAAGTTTCTGATGCGGCTAAAACAAAAATTAAGACTACCACAACTACCACTACTTTTTTGGATACAGTCGTTAGTCCTGCTGAAGTAAAGGAAAAGAAGAAGAAAGGATTTGTCGCCAGACTGTTTAGTGGGAAAAAGAATGAGACTAAAATAGATTCCATTGAAACTGTAATTCAACGAACACAAGTGCAGGTTGATACGAGCTATTTGCCACAAGCCGATAGTTTATTAAGAAGTTTGGAGAATATGCTGCTTACAGCTCAGGCCAAAGAACGATTGAACAGAGAGATTGTATCGAATGAAGAATTGCGGTTGGTTGAAGAAAATTCTTTAATGTGGGACAAGATTAAAATTTTATTGCGTCAGTTGGAAAAGGAAAGATTGCAGCAATTAACTCATGAATCGGATAGTGCAAAAGAAATTGCCAGTAATTCAATATTTGTGATTTCTGTGATCATTATTGTTGGATTCGTTCTGGGTATCCTGTTTATCATTTTCATTCTTACCGATATCACCAGGAGTAATTTTTATCGAAAAGAATTAATTGTTGCCAAAGGAAAAGCAGAAAAGTTGGCAAAAGTGAAAGAAGATTTTTTAGCCATAATGAGCCATGAAATAAGAACTCCTCTTAATGCCATTATTGGTTTCACAAATCAGCTAAATAAAACAAAATTAGAAGAGCATCAAGAAGGATTTGTGCGCGTTCTTAAAAACTCATCGACACATTTGCTTGGCTTGGTAAATGAAATTCTTGATTTGTCGAAAATTGAAGCTGGAAAACTACATATTGAAAATATTCTGTTTCAACCTTATTCTCTGGTTTTTGACGTATACGATATTCTGAAAATTAATGCTGAAAACAGAGACATCAATTTTACTTGGGAATACGAAGGTGATTCTCAAATTAATTTAGATAGTGATCCATTTCGGATTAAACAGATTCTATTGAATTTGGGTAGTAATGCCATAAAATTTACGTCAAAGGGGTCTGTTAGAATCAAATCATCGGTTACTCAAATCGAGAAGTACTTTATGTTCGAAGTAAATGTAATAGATACAGGAATTGGAATTGATAAGAATAAATTAGAAACGATTTTTGAAGATTTCAGCCAGGCAGATTCGTTTTCTGCAAGGAAGTATGGTGGAACAGGACTAGGTTTGGCAATTAGCAGAAGATTATCACGATTATTAGGTGGTGATTTGTATGTGGAAAGTAAGCTGGGTGAAGGATCCTGTTTTACTTTGCGAATACCATTATTAGAATCGAAAGAAGTGGCCTCTGAGTATAAAAAATCAAAGGAAGTTCCAAGTACTGATTTTTTAAAGCAAAAATCTTTTTTGGTTGCAGATGATGATCCATACAGTTTGTTACTATTAAAAACTATTTTTTCCAGCTGGGGCCTGCAGGCAGATTTTGTGGACGACGGATCTAAAGCCTTCGATTTAATCAGGCAAAAAGATTACGATCTGATTCTTACAGACATTCACATGCCGGAAATGGGTGGAATTGAGCTGTGTAAAAATATTAGAAAGCTGGAACAAACTCAAAAATCTGAAATTCCAATAATTGCTTTAACCGCAAATGTAAGAGATTCGGATTTAAAACAATATATACAATCGGGAATGACTGAGTGTCTTGTGAAACCGTTCGATGAGGCTATTCTGATGGGAATGCTTCGAGATTTATTTAGTAATGCGAAAGAAGAGAGAATTGAATTAAAAAGTTCTGACAAAACAATGTCGGATGATCTTTTCGACTTAACTCAAATCAAACAATTTACCTCCGATGATCAGGGATTAGTTAATCAGATATTGGAGCAGTTTATTGTCTCGGCAAACGAAAATGTTGATTTATTGAATAAAGCTTTGATTGATAAAAATTATCCGGCAATTGGTGAAATTGCTCATAAGATGCTTTCTTCATTTAACCAGCTTAGGGTTGTAATTGTGGTTCCTATTTTAACGCGGTTGGAAACCATTCTTCATAAAAAAGAAAATGCTGAGCTAAACCACGAAGAGATAAGAGAGTTGGTTGCAACTGTTACTGCCAACACAAATCTAGTAATAACATCTATTCAAGATGATATTCTTGCCTAA